One part of the Gossypium raimondii isolate GPD5lz chromosome 1, ASM2569854v1, whole genome shotgun sequence genome encodes these proteins:
- the LOC105782460 gene encoding RING-H2 finger protein ATL78, translating to MFASSTVAFDHSILAIDKIEKCYSSLLSIVTVVQWSWNILLRFSLFPYQIPTPIGGDDFKLGNRNHCSKRDVGDDDEEVECAICLCKIDEDDEIPELRCDHLFHKVCLDRWVGHRRTTCPVCRRSLTPRQLASGMEVILFKYCSFDDTSHRETWWLR from the coding sequence ATGTTTGCTTCATCAACAGTCGCCTTCGACCATTCAATCCTGGCGATTGACAAGATAGAGAAGTGTTACTCTTCCCTTCTTTCAATCGTTACGGTTGTGCAATGGTCATGGAATATCTTGCTTCGTTTCTCCTTGTTCCCTTATCAAATCCCTACACCCATTGGGGGCGATGATTTCAAGCTAGGGAACCGGAATCACTGCAGCAAGCGAGACGTgggtgatgatgatgaagaagttGAATGTGCTATATGTTTATGTAAGATCGATGAAGACGATGAGATTCCAGAGTTGAGATGTGACCATCTTTTCCATAAAGTTTGCTTGGATAGATGGGTCGGACATCGACGTACCACATGCCCTGTCTGCCGCAGATCTTTAACTCCTCGGCAACTAGCGTCCGGCATGGAAGTTATTCTTTTCAAATATTGTTCTTTTGATGATACCAGCCACCGGGAAACCTGGTGGCTGCGTTAG